A stretch of Cicer arietinum cultivar CDC Frontier isolate Library 1 chromosome 5, Cicar.CDCFrontier_v2.0, whole genome shotgun sequence DNA encodes these proteins:
- the LOC101489428 gene encoding CBL-interacting protein kinase 2-like, which produces MPIMEKNGNVLMNKYEFGKLLGQGNFAKVYHARNLITDDIVAIKVIEKAKVRKIGMELQTKREISIMRLIKHPNVLRLYEVLATKKKIYFIIEYAKGGELFAKIAKGRLSEDTARKYFQQLMSALEFCHRKGVYHRDLKPENLLLDEHGDLKVADFGLSALVESHSRNNMLQTVCGTPAYVAPEVVRRRGYNGAKADVWSCGVILYALLTGHLPFYDMNLMSLYKKIGRGEYECPGWFPVELRRLLARILDPNPFTRISTAKISENTWFRRGLDTKSFQVKREVTNVAAVVDSDNAVTGLYENGSDSVEANQEALVLQPTYLNAFHILSLSAGLDLSVLFPSTDEREDIKFTSMSSAASIISAIEDIAHILRMKVIKKNGGLIKLERSKEHHKAPLVITAEIFEFAPSFYLVEIKKSCGDALEYQEILQEHIKPGLKGIVWIWQGELNNSSIKVAVSSS; this is translated from the coding sequence ATGCCTATAATGGAGAAAAATGGGAATGTCTTGATGAATAAATATGAGTTTGGAAAACTACTAGGCCAAGGAAACTTTGCAAAGGTTTACCATGCAAGGAACCTGATAACTGATGACATTGTTGCTATTAAGGTTATTGAGAAGGCGAAAGTCCGAAAAATCGGAATGGAGCTTCAAACGAAGCGAGAGATCTCTATCATGAGACTGATCAAACACCCGAATGTTTTGCGGCTTTATGAGGTTTTGGCCACCAAAAAAAAGATATACTTCATCATAGAATATGCCAAAGGAGGCGAGCTTTTCGCTAAGATAGCGAAAGGTAGACTTTCTGAGGACACTGCTAGGAAGTACTTCCAACAGTTGATGAGTGCTCTTGAATTTTGCCACAGAAAGGGTGTTTATCATCGGGATTTGAAGCCCGAAAACTTGCTGTTGGACGAACACGGAGACCTTAAAGTTGCTGACTTTGGATTGAGTGCGCTCGTAGAATCTCATAGCCGAAACAACATGCTGCAGACTGTTTGTGGAACTCCTGCGTATGTAGCTCCCGAGGTTGTACGCAGAAGGGGTTATAATGGAGCAAAAGCTGATGTTTGGTCATGTGGAGTGATCTTATATGCTCTTTTGACAGGTCACTTACCTTTCTATGATATGAATCTAATGTCATTGTATAAGAAAATAGGCAGGGGAGAATATGAATGCCCGGGCTGGTTTCCGGTCGAACTGCGCAGACTATTAGCTCGAATTCTTGATCCTAATCCATTTACTAGGATATCTACTGCCAAAATTTCGGAAAATACATGGTTCCGAAGAGGATTGGATACCAAATCTTTTCAAGTGAAAAGAGAGGTTACAAATGTGGCTGCAGTTGTTGATTCTGATAATGCTGTTACTGGCTTGTATGAAAATGGAAGTGATTCTGTTGAGGCAAATCAAGAAGCATTGGTTCTTCAACCAACATATCTTAATGCTTTTCATATACTTTCTCTGTCTGCTGGACTTGATTTGTCTGTCCTTTTTCCAAGTACTGATGAAAGGGAAGATATCAAATTTACATCCATGAGCTCGGCTGCGTCTATCATATCTGCAATAGAAGACATTGCTCACATTTTGAGGATGAAGGTAATTAAGAAGAATGGAGGGTTGATCAAATTGGAGAGGTCTAAGGAACATCATAAAGCGCCGCTTGTTATTACTGCTGAAATATTCGAGTTCGCTCCGTCTTTCTATCTGGTCGAGATAAAGAAGTCCTGTGGCGATGCATTGGAATACCAGGAGATATTGCAGGAACATATCAAACCTGGTCTCAAAGGTATTGTCTGGATTTGGCAAGGTGAGCTGAACAACAGTAGCATCAAGGTGGCGGTGTCTAGTTCTTAA
- the LOC101490067 gene encoding uroporphyrinogen decarboxylase, chloroplastic: protein MRQAGRYMKSYQVICEKYPSFRERSENVDLVVEISLQPWKVFKPDGVILFSDILTPLSGMNIPFDIVKGKGPVIFDPIHTAGQVDQVREFIPEDSVPYVGEALTILRKEVDNKAAVLGFVGAPFTLASYVVEGGSSKHFSKIKRLAFSEPKILHSLLQKFTTSMARYIQYQADNGAQAVQIFDSWATELSPVDFEQFSLPYLKQIIDTVKKSHPELPLILYASGSGGLLERIALTGVDVVSLDWTVDMADGRRRLGPNIAVQGNVDPGVLFGSRELITDRIYDTVRKAGRGKHILNLGHGIVVGTPEENVAHFFEVAKGIRY from the exons ATGAGGCAAGCCGGGAGGTACATGAAG AGTTACCAAGTCATCTGTGAGAAATATCCTTCATTCCGTGAAAGGTCTGAAAATGTTGATCTTGTGGTGGAAATTTCATTGCAACCATGGAAAGTTTTCAAGCCTGATGGG GTGATTTTATTCTCAGACATTCTGACCCCACTTTCTGGGATGAATATACCCTTTGATATAGTCAAAGGTAAGGGTCCTGTCATATTTGATCCCATTCACACAGCAGGTCAAGTTGATCAAGTTAGGGAGTTTATTCCCGAAGATTCAGTTCCATATGTTGGTGAAGCACTAACAATTTTGAGGAAAGAG GTGGATAATAAAGCTGCAGTCCTAGGTTTTGTGGGGGCTCCATTCACCCTGGCATCGTATGTGGTTGAAGGTGGGTCATCAAAACACTTCTCAAAAATAAAGAGATTGGCTTTCTCTGAACCCAAG ATTCTCCACTCATTACTGCAGAAATTTACAACATCAATGGCAAGATACATACAATACCAAGCTGACAATGGAGCTCAAGCTGTTCAGATATTTGATTCGTGGGCAACAGAGCTTAGTCCTGTGGATTTTGAACAATTCAGTTTACCTTACTTGAAGCAGATTATCGATACTGTGAAGAAAAGCCATCCAGAACTCCCTCTTATCCTCTATGCAAGTGGATCAGGGGGATTGCTTGAGAGAATAGCTTTGACTGGTGTGGATGTAGTTAGCTTGGATTGGACGGTTGATATGGCTGATGGTAGAAGGAGACTGGGACCAAATATAGCTGTACAAGGTAATGTTGATCCTGGTGTTCTCTTTGGTTCAAGAGAGCTCATCACTGATAGGATATATGATACGGTGAGGAAAGCTGGTAGAGGGAAACATATCTTGAATCTTGGTCATGGCATTGTAGTAGGTACACCTGAGGAGAATGTAGCACATTTTTTTGAGGTTGCAAAAGGAATCAGATACTAA
- the LOC101490400 gene encoding 5-amino-6-(5-phospho-D-ribitylamino)uracil phosphatase, chloroplastic, translated as MDSTTFSNCKTSSRAIPLSQRFRLQSSPFSHHASFMKFKRLGLVKNRLIARCTSESDEFDSLNGLPLSPNKLFVQEAIGAEYGEGFETFRADGPLKVDVDYLNDKLQDGFLQRIRYAMKPDEAYGLIFSWDNVVADTRALKRKAWKLLASEEGKDIPEGIERLMLYAGGDHLLHKHFLSDKEESELDRLKLRFSQIYYENLLKLERPMEGLEDWLEAVHTARIPCAVVSSLDRKNMVEALQRMGLNKYFQAIVSEEDGMESIAHRFLSAAVKLDRKPSKCVVFEDDPRGVTAAHNCTMMAVALIGAHPAYDLGQADLAVANFSDLSVINLRRLFANKGSRFMDLQKQIIDKNPPKRNLSIDTIF; from the exons ATGGACTCCACCACTTTCTCCAATTGCAAAACCTCTTCCCGTGCAATTCCTCTCTCACAACGTTTTCGTCTTCAATCCTCTCCTTTTTCTCATCACGCTTCATTTATG aaaTTTAAGCGGTTGGGGTTGGTTAAGAATCGCTTAATTGCCCGTTGCACTTCTGAATCTGATGAATTTGATTCTCTTAATGGGTTGCCGTTATCACCCAATAAACTTTTCGTGCAAGAG gCTATTGGGGCTGAATATGGGGAAGGTTTTGAAACTTTTAGGGCTGACGGACCATTGAAAGTTGATGTG GACTACTTGAATGATAAGTTACAAGACGGTTTTCTTCAGCGCATTCGCTATGCTATGAAGCCAGATGAGGCTTATGGTCTTATCTTCTCTTGGGACAATGTTGTG GCTGATACTCGTGCTCTGAAGAGGAAGGCATGGAAGCTGCTGGCTTCTGAAGAGG GAAAGGATATTCCTGAAGGTATTGAAAGGTTAATGCTTTATGCAGGTGGTGATCATTTATTGCATAAG CATTTTCTCTCAGATAAGGAAGAAAGTGAGCTGGATAGACTGAAGTTGAGGTTTTCTCAAATATATTATGAAAATCTTCTTAAA CTTGAAAGACCAATGGAGGGCCTGGAAGACTGGTTGGAAGCAGTTCATACAGCTCGCATCCCCTGTGCTGTTGTTTCAAGTCTTGATAGAAAAAATATGGTCGAAGCTTTGCAAAGAATGGGGCTCAATAAGTACTTTCAG GCAATTGTGTCAGAGGAGGATGGGATGGAGTCAATAGCTCACAGATTTCTTTCTGCTGCTGTCAAG CTTGATCGGAAACCCTCCAAGTGCGTGGTTTTTGAAGATGACCCTAGAGGAGTAACTGCTGCGCACAATTGCACAATGATGGCTGTAGCATTGATTGGAGCTCATCCCGC GTATGATTTGGGGCAGGCTGATCTTGCTGTTGCTAACTTCAGTGATCTTTCTGTAATCAACTTGAGGAGATTATTTGCTAACAAGGGATCTAGATTTATGGACCTGCAGAAGCAGATTATTGATAAAAATCCTCCAAAAAGGAATCTTTCAATAGACACCATTTTCTAA
- the LOC101490724 gene encoding WEB family protein At2g40480 isoform X1, with amino-acid sequence MAETAADGVPRTHAIRKVNFRAEIDTSPPFESVKEAVTRFGGSGPWIPLYRLGEAFQNNFEDFDIKKVEEQAAELEKDLIVKELETLDVLEELGATKRIVEDLKQQLQQEALKLSATPDLNSCEHVGTPVIKEMNKENNGNGVRNNEQILQIPSSCSMSSPDMILMELKQAKVNLGNTMNELEAIQLSVESLNKKMKKEKVFLEKTREKLASKFAAVSAQEKDQEQARLNPPPASHVEFSFDTPANMRNFNCVSEQHNRMVETRRSEVSNPLSVYEEHGFSVKTAEMRWLAAKRMEEAAREAEAIALAEIKALSGAERSYEFALPLSRKVTFALPEHSPRNPRAMIPGESTLEKVKDSRFQIDESNISKLTILKKLEEAAEEVLHSKQVLTDALNRIESANRKQHAAKEALRKWIPLDDLKEKEVYNSYNFNKFNQGVIYQDSSLPDVTRSTTRNNVPKPVLRPTISMRDVLSKKQVPEGYAARKEMEEHTERQKVALSQMLRAFREDLTLSPKAEKDNGNDQKQDMPQRKKFGFIHISLPMTRPSKKRT; translated from the exons ATGGCCGAAACCGCCGCCGATGGGGTTCCCAGGACTCATGCTATTAGGAAAGTGAATTTTCGAGCTGAGATTGATACATCACCGCCGTTCGAATCGGTTAAGGAGGCCGTGACTCGTTTCGGTGGAAGCGGGCCTTGGATTCCTCTTTACAGGCTTGGAGAAGCTTTT CAGAACAACTTTGAAGACTTTGATATAAAGAAAGTGGAGGAACAAGCAGCAGAGTTAGAGAAGGATTTGATCGTCAAAGAGCTTGAAACGCTTGACGTGCTCGAAGAATTAGGGGCTACCAAAAGGATTGTGGAGGACTTAAAGCAGCAGCTACAACAGGAAGCACTGAAACTATCCGCAACTCCGGATTTAAACTCTTGTGAACATGTTGGAACTCCTGTTATTAAGGAAATGAATAAGGAAAATAATGGGAATGGTGTCAGGAATAATGAACAGATATTGCAAATTCCAAGTTCCTGCTCTATGTCATCACCTGATATGATTTTAATGGAGTTGAAACAAGCCAAAGTGAATCTTGGTAACACTATGAATGAACTTGAGGCGATACAATTGTCTGTTGAATCTTTAAataagaagatgaagaaggagAAAGTTTTTCTGGAGAAGACGCGTGAAAAGCTAGCATCAAAGTTTGCAGCTGTCTCTGCTCAAGAGAAGGATCAAGAGCAAGCAAGATTAAATCCACCACCAGCATCTCATGTGGAATTTTCTTTTGATACTCCTGCAAATATGAGGAATTTCAATTGCGTTTCTGAGCAGCACAATAGAATGGTTGAGACAAGAAGATCTGAAGTTTCAAATCCCTTATCTGTGTATGAAGAGCACGGATTTAGTGTTAAGACCGCAGAGATGAGGTGGCTTGCAGCCAAAAGGATGGAAGAAGCTGCAAGGGAAGCAGAAGCTATTGCACTTGCTGAAATCAAGGCTCTATCTGGTGCTGAAAGATCATATGAATTTGCTCTGCCATTGTCTCGGAAAGTCACTTTTGCTTTACCAGAACACTCTCCTCGAAACCCGAGAGCTATGATACCTGGGGAATCTACCCTGGAGAAGGTAAAAGATTCAAGGTTTCAAATTGATGAATCAAATATTTCTAAACTGACAATTTTGAAAAAGTTGGAGGAGGCAGCAGAAGAAGTTCTACACAGCAAACAAGTCTTAACTGATGCTTTAAACAGAATTGAAAGTGCAAACAGAAAGCAACATGCTGCTAAGGAAGCGCTGCGGAAATGGATACCGTTGGATGATCTAAAGGAGAAAGAAGTTTACAACTCTTATAATTTTAACAAGTTTAATCAAGGTGTAATTTACCAAGATTCTTCTCTACCAGATGTAACCAGGTCAACAACAAGAAACAATGTTCCAAAGCCTGTTTTGAGGCCTACAATTTCGATGAGAGATGTACTTAGCAAAAAGCAAGTTCCTGAAGGATATGCTGCAAGAAAGGAGATGGAAGAGCATACTGAAAGACAAAAGGTAGCATTGAGTCAAATGCTTCGAGCATTTAGGGAGGATCTAACCCTTTCACCGAAAGCTGAGAAAGATAATGGGAATGATCAAAAGCAGGACATGCCACAGAGGAAGAAGTTTGGATTCATCCATATATCACTCCCTATGACAAGGCCAAGTAAGAAAAGGACGTAA
- the LOC101490724 gene encoding WEB family protein At2g40480 isoform X2, with product MAETAADGVPRTHAIRKVNFRAEIDTSPPFESVKEAVTRFGGSGPWIPLYRLGEAFNNFEDFDIKKVEEQAAELEKDLIVKELETLDVLEELGATKRIVEDLKQQLQQEALKLSATPDLNSCEHVGTPVIKEMNKENNGNGVRNNEQILQIPSSCSMSSPDMILMELKQAKVNLGNTMNELEAIQLSVESLNKKMKKEKVFLEKTREKLASKFAAVSAQEKDQEQARLNPPPASHVEFSFDTPANMRNFNCVSEQHNRMVETRRSEVSNPLSVYEEHGFSVKTAEMRWLAAKRMEEAAREAEAIALAEIKALSGAERSYEFALPLSRKVTFALPEHSPRNPRAMIPGESTLEKVKDSRFQIDESNISKLTILKKLEEAAEEVLHSKQVLTDALNRIESANRKQHAAKEALRKWIPLDDLKEKEVYNSYNFNKFNQGVIYQDSSLPDVTRSTTRNNVPKPVLRPTISMRDVLSKKQVPEGYAARKEMEEHTERQKVALSQMLRAFREDLTLSPKAEKDNGNDQKQDMPQRKKFGFIHISLPMTRPSKKRT from the exons ATGGCCGAAACCGCCGCCGATGGGGTTCCCAGGACTCATGCTATTAGGAAAGTGAATTTTCGAGCTGAGATTGATACATCACCGCCGTTCGAATCGGTTAAGGAGGCCGTGACTCGTTTCGGTGGAAGCGGGCCTTGGATTCCTCTTTACAGGCTTGGAGAAGCTTTT AACAACTTTGAAGACTTTGATATAAAGAAAGTGGAGGAACAAGCAGCAGAGTTAGAGAAGGATTTGATCGTCAAAGAGCTTGAAACGCTTGACGTGCTCGAAGAATTAGGGGCTACCAAAAGGATTGTGGAGGACTTAAAGCAGCAGCTACAACAGGAAGCACTGAAACTATCCGCAACTCCGGATTTAAACTCTTGTGAACATGTTGGAACTCCTGTTATTAAGGAAATGAATAAGGAAAATAATGGGAATGGTGTCAGGAATAATGAACAGATATTGCAAATTCCAAGTTCCTGCTCTATGTCATCACCTGATATGATTTTAATGGAGTTGAAACAAGCCAAAGTGAATCTTGGTAACACTATGAATGAACTTGAGGCGATACAATTGTCTGTTGAATCTTTAAataagaagatgaagaaggagAAAGTTTTTCTGGAGAAGACGCGTGAAAAGCTAGCATCAAAGTTTGCAGCTGTCTCTGCTCAAGAGAAGGATCAAGAGCAAGCAAGATTAAATCCACCACCAGCATCTCATGTGGAATTTTCTTTTGATACTCCTGCAAATATGAGGAATTTCAATTGCGTTTCTGAGCAGCACAATAGAATGGTTGAGACAAGAAGATCTGAAGTTTCAAATCCCTTATCTGTGTATGAAGAGCACGGATTTAGTGTTAAGACCGCAGAGATGAGGTGGCTTGCAGCCAAAAGGATGGAAGAAGCTGCAAGGGAAGCAGAAGCTATTGCACTTGCTGAAATCAAGGCTCTATCTGGTGCTGAAAGATCATATGAATTTGCTCTGCCATTGTCTCGGAAAGTCACTTTTGCTTTACCAGAACACTCTCCTCGAAACCCGAGAGCTATGATACCTGGGGAATCTACCCTGGAGAAGGTAAAAGATTCAAGGTTTCAAATTGATGAATCAAATATTTCTAAACTGACAATTTTGAAAAAGTTGGAGGAGGCAGCAGAAGAAGTTCTACACAGCAAACAAGTCTTAACTGATGCTTTAAACAGAATTGAAAGTGCAAACAGAAAGCAACATGCTGCTAAGGAAGCGCTGCGGAAATGGATACCGTTGGATGATCTAAAGGAGAAAGAAGTTTACAACTCTTATAATTTTAACAAGTTTAATCAAGGTGTAATTTACCAAGATTCTTCTCTACCAGATGTAACCAGGTCAACAACAAGAAACAATGTTCCAAAGCCTGTTTTGAGGCCTACAATTTCGATGAGAGATGTACTTAGCAAAAAGCAAGTTCCTGAAGGATATGCTGCAAGAAAGGAGATGGAAGAGCATACTGAAAGACAAAAGGTAGCATTGAGTCAAATGCTTCGAGCATTTAGGGAGGATCTAACCCTTTCACCGAAAGCTGAGAAAGATAATGGGAATGATCAAAAGCAGGACATGCCACAGAGGAAGAAGTTTGGATTCATCCATATATCACTCCCTATGACAAGGCCAAGTAAGAAAAGGACGTAA